The Aggregatilinea lenta genome includes a region encoding these proteins:
- a CDS encoding SDR family NAD(P)-dependent oxidoreductase, whose product MGRLDGKVAIVTGAGQGIGRASALALAAEGARVVVSDIADAAGEAVVAEIGRAGGDAIYHCADVGLSGDVQALVEAAVAHYGRLDVYVNNAGIAVPGSAVDISEDDWTRVINVNLSGMWRGIKFAIPQMVKSGGGSIINMASVQALMGFEDWAGYAAAKGGVLALTQQVAVEYGARGIRVNAIAPGTIMTPMNEKIFEEADDPEELASTWNSWHALGRFGQPNEVAQLVVFLASDESSFITGTIIKVDGGLSIKGC is encoded by the coding sequence ATGGGACGTCTGGATGGAAAAGTTGCAATCGTAACGGGCGCGGGCCAGGGCATCGGGCGCGCGTCTGCGCTGGCGCTGGCCGCCGAAGGCGCGCGCGTCGTCGTGTCGGACATCGCCGACGCGGCGGGCGAAGCCGTCGTGGCCGAGATCGGGCGCGCGGGTGGGGACGCGATCTACCACTGCGCGGACGTGGGCCTATCCGGCGACGTGCAGGCGCTGGTCGAGGCCGCCGTCGCGCATTACGGCAGGCTGGACGTGTACGTCAATAACGCGGGCATCGCGGTCCCCGGCAGCGCCGTGGACATCAGCGAAGACGACTGGACCCGCGTCATCAATGTCAATCTGAGCGGCATGTGGCGCGGCATCAAGTTCGCCATCCCGCAGATGGTCAAATCCGGCGGCGGCTCGATCATCAACATGGCCTCCGTGCAGGCGCTGATGGGCTTCGAGGATTGGGCCGGTTACGCGGCGGCGAAGGGCGGCGTGCTCGCGCTGACGCAGCAGGTCGCGGTCGAATACGGCGCGCGCGGCATTCGCGTCAACGCCATCGCGCCCGGCACGATCATGACGCCCATGAACGAAAAAATCTTCGAGGAAGCGGACGACCCCGAAGAACTCGCCAGCACGTGGAACAGCTGGCACGCGCTGGGCCGCTTCGGCCAGCCCAACGAGGTCGCGCAGTTAGTCGTCTTCCTGGCCTCGGACGAGTCCTCCTTCATTACCGGCACGATCATCAAGGTAGACGGCGGCCTGTCGATCAAAGGCTGCTGA
- a CDS encoding enoyl-CoA hydratase/isomerase family protein — protein sequence MATGTLVTYDLIDGAIAVLTFNRPEKMNALSTALLAEFEAHLQTIERDPAVRVVILTGAGGKAFVAGADITEYSQQGFNAFVSYQLNSRRLFDWLEAFPKPTIAAINGYALGGGFEIALCCDVLVVSTSARLGLPEGTLGLSPGGGGTQRLTRAVGRYAAADVLLSGRRLSGQRAYELGLAAEVVEPDALLDAALDKARYMLRIAPLAAREMKRLIRTGPDAALPTGLALEQEVLFRLYNSRDAQEGIAAFVEKRDPRFVGE from the coding sequence ATGGCGACCGGAACCCTCGTCACCTACGATCTCATCGACGGCGCGATCGCCGTCCTGACCTTCAACCGCCCGGAGAAGATGAACGCGCTCAGCACGGCGCTGCTGGCCGAATTCGAGGCGCACTTGCAAACCATCGAGCGCGACCCCGCCGTGCGTGTCGTGATCCTGACTGGCGCGGGCGGCAAAGCGTTCGTCGCCGGGGCAGACATCACCGAATACAGCCAGCAGGGCTTCAACGCCTTCGTGAGCTACCAGCTCAACAGCCGCCGCCTGTTCGACTGGCTGGAAGCCTTCCCCAAGCCGACCATCGCCGCGATCAACGGCTACGCGCTCGGCGGCGGCTTCGAGATCGCGCTGTGCTGCGACGTGCTGGTGGTGAGCACCTCCGCGCGGCTGGGTCTGCCCGAAGGCACGCTCGGCCTGTCGCCGGGCGGCGGCGGCACGCAGCGCCTGACGCGCGCCGTAGGTCGTTACGCCGCGGCAGACGTACTGCTCTCCGGGCGACGTCTGAGCGGCCAGCGCGCCTACGAATTAGGGCTGGCGGCGGAGGTCGTCGAGCCGGACGCGCTGCTGGACGCCGCGCTGGACAAGGCGCGCTACATGCTGCGCATCGCGCCGCTGGCCGCGCGCGAAATGAAGCGCCTGATCCGCACCGGGCCGGACGCGGCCCTGCCGACCGGGCTGGCGCTCGAACAGGAAGTCCTCTTCCGGCTCTACAACAGCCGGGATGCGCAGGAAGGCATCGCCGCATTCGTCGAAAAACGCGATCCTCGTTTCGTGGGGGAATAG
- a CDS encoding pyruvate formate lyase family protein: MALSLDVTELTYQQRIDALREEKLRCTREKQTLLGDMDFDDWGQILPPEDQRDYVHVMSPSGIMIRDSIIKGFEVTSNHPSGGFFGPKAVGDNYRALLERHPVTIDPLSSLAGAYMLNFTSYRRPHWNPDLSYEHLKPVQEQYQLLHGIGGMQHLTPDIAIGLRLGWGGLLDHIRANRASHGPAKEPFYDGLEAVVLGAQNWVQRHAEAARALAEAEDNPQRRRNLFEIAEVNAHIVSAPPQTFREACQWLLWYEMIARMYNGSGAVGQLDTLLLDYYEADIAAGRLTDDEAIFHIACMLLRDTMYCQLGGPDRAGRDVTNPVSFLVLEAARWLKIPANVAIAVGRGTSEALLRRGVEIMLEDKTGIPKFLGVDNTVPDFAKNGYPLEDGRDRKYSGCNWCGIPGREYGMNDLIKINLAVVFDVALHDMLADPTVTPSLELLEQRFEDHLRRAVATIAQGIDFHIAHMHEVFPELVLDLCCTGPIERGEDASHGGLDYTNIAVDGAGLATTADSFAAIRQRIVDEGRLTWAELLHYLDTNWAGPEGERARLMMKHVPHYGHGGTLADDYAARLSQMYTRLVLEHPTPSGIKMLPGLFSWAYTVKFGEHLGATPNGRHAGDLISHGANPDPGFRKDGAPTAMAAAVAAVQPGYGNTAPLQIELDMSIIDQDNAVEVVSQLIRSHFELGGTQINMNILDKQKVLEAHEDPTRHPDLVVRVTGFSAYFASLSPEFRQMVVNRILADE, translated from the coding sequence ATGGCACTCTCACTCGATGTGACCGAACTCACCTACCAGCAGCGGATCGACGCGCTGCGCGAAGAAAAACTGCGCTGCACGCGCGAAAAACAAACGCTGCTGGGCGATATGGACTTCGACGACTGGGGGCAAATCCTGCCGCCGGAGGATCAGCGCGACTACGTGCACGTCATGAGTCCGTCCGGCATCATGATCCGCGACAGCATCATCAAGGGCTTCGAGGTCACCAGCAACCACCCCAGCGGCGGTTTCTTCGGCCCCAAAGCCGTAGGCGACAATTACCGCGCGCTGCTGGAACGCCACCCCGTCACCATCGATCCGCTCAGTTCGCTGGCCGGGGCGTACATGCTCAACTTCACGTCCTACCGCCGCCCGCACTGGAACCCCGACCTCAGCTACGAACATCTGAAGCCCGTGCAGGAACAGTACCAGCTTCTGCACGGCATCGGCGGCATGCAGCACCTCACGCCCGACATCGCCATCGGTCTGCGCCTGGGCTGGGGCGGCCTGCTCGATCACATCCGCGCCAACCGCGCGTCGCACGGCCCGGCAAAGGAGCCGTTTTACGACGGATTGGAAGCGGTCGTACTCGGCGCGCAGAACTGGGTCCAACGCCATGCCGAGGCCGCTCGCGCGCTGGCCGAGGCGGAAGACAATCCTCAGCGCCGCCGGAACCTGTTTGAAATTGCCGAGGTAAACGCACACATCGTCAGCGCGCCGCCGCAGACGTTCCGCGAGGCGTGCCAGTGGCTGCTGTGGTACGAGATGATCGCGCGCATGTACAACGGCAGCGGCGCGGTTGGCCAGCTCGATACGCTGCTGCTCGATTATTACGAGGCCGACATCGCAGCGGGCCGCCTGACCGACGACGAGGCGATCTTCCACATCGCGTGTATGCTGCTGCGCGACACGATGTACTGCCAGCTTGGCGGGCCGGACCGCGCCGGGCGCGACGTGACCAACCCCGTCTCGTTCCTGGTGCTCGAAGCCGCGCGCTGGCTGAAGATCCCCGCCAACGTGGCGATTGCCGTCGGGCGCGGCACCAGCGAAGCCCTGCTGCGCCGGGGCGTTGAGATCATGCTCGAAGACAAGACGGGCATCCCCAAGTTCCTCGGCGTGGACAACACCGTGCCGGACTTCGCCAAAAACGGCTACCCGCTAGAAGATGGCCGTGATCGCAAGTACTCCGGCTGCAACTGGTGCGGCATCCCGGGGCGCGAGTACGGCATGAACGACCTGATCAAGATCAACCTCGCGGTCGTGTTCGACGTCGCGCTGCACGACATGCTGGCCGATCCGACCGTCACGCCCAGCCTGGAACTGCTCGAACAGCGCTTCGAGGATCACCTGCGGCGCGCCGTCGCCACCATCGCGCAGGGCATCGACTTCCACATCGCGCACATGCACGAGGTCTTCCCCGAACTCGTGCTCGACCTGTGCTGCACCGGCCCTATCGAGCGCGGCGAGGACGCCTCACATGGCGGCCTGGACTACACCAACATTGCCGTGGACGGTGCGGGGCTGGCGACCACCGCCGACTCGTTCGCGGCGATCCGGCAGCGCATCGTGGACGAAGGTCGCCTGACCTGGGCGGAGCTGCTGCACTACCTCGACACGAACTGGGCCGGGCCGGAAGGCGAGCGCGCCCGCTTGATGATGAAGCACGTGCCGCACTACGGGCACGGCGGCACGCTGGCCGACGACTACGCCGCGCGCCTGTCGCAGATGTACACGCGGCTGGTGCTGGAACACCCCACGCCCTCCGGCATCAAGATGCTGCCCGGCCTGTTTTCGTGGGCCTATACGGTCAAGTTCGGGGAACATCTGGGCGCGACGCCGAACGGTCGCCACGCCGGGGATCTGATCTCACACGGCGCGAACCCCGATCCCGGCTTCCGCAAGGACGGCGCGCCGACCGCGATGGCCGCGGCGGTCGCCGCCGTGCAGCCGGGCTACGGCAACACCGCGCCGCTGCAAATCGAGCTGGACATGAGCATCATCGACCAGGACAACGCGGTCGAGGTCGTGTCGCAGCTCATCCGCTCGCACTTCGAGCTGGGCGGCACGCAGATCAATATGAACATTCTCGACAAACAGAAGGTGCTCGAAGCGCACGAGGACCCCACGCGCCACCCCGACCTCGTCGTGCGCGTGACGGGCTTCAGCGCCTACTTCGCCAGCCTCTCGCCGGAATTCCGGCAGATGGTCGTCAATCGCATTCTGGCCGACGAGTAG
- a CDS encoding glycyl-radical enzyme activating protein, with translation MHGTVFDIQRFSLHDGPGIRTTVFLKGCSLRCFWCHNPESIRRPPEIEFYPERCIGCGACVALCEHGANTITDDGVVTYDPQQCTVCGECIDDCFANARVLVGRAWSVDEVMAEILQDRSFYGDEGGVTLSGGEPMLQADFTAALLARCRAEDIHTAIETAGHYPWSTLEPVLPLVDLVMMDLKHLDSERHRDGTGVPNTHILSTARHLATETDKPLLFRTPVIPTYNDAPEVIDRIAGFVRDLIAARAASCAVRGETPAPVRYQLLRFHQLAGDKYRGLGRANRARDLEPLSKAQMDALSQRAHAMIHAGDPSAIIPNAQ, from the coding sequence ATGCACGGCACAGTGTTCGACATCCAGCGCTTTTCGCTGCACGACGGCCCCGGCATCCGCACGACGGTCTTCCTCAAAGGCTGCTCGCTACGCTGCTTCTGGTGCCACAACCCGGAATCGATTCGCCGCCCGCCGGAGATCGAGTTCTACCCGGAGCGCTGCATCGGCTGCGGGGCGTGCGTCGCGCTGTGCGAGCACGGCGCGAACACGATCACGGACGACGGCGTCGTCACGTACGATCCGCAGCAGTGCACCGTCTGCGGCGAGTGCATCGACGACTGTTTCGCCAACGCACGCGTGCTGGTGGGCCGTGCGTGGTCCGTGGACGAGGTCATGGCCGAGATTTTGCAGGACCGCAGCTTCTACGGCGACGAGGGCGGCGTGACGCTTTCCGGTGGGGAGCCGATGCTGCAAGCCGACTTCACCGCCGCACTGCTGGCGCGCTGCCGCGCCGAGGACATCCACACCGCGATCGAGACGGCGGGGCATTACCCCTGGTCCACGCTCGAACCGGTGCTGCCCCTGGTCGATCTGGTCATGATGGACCTCAAGCACCTCGATTCGGAGCGCCACCGCGACGGCACGGGCGTGCCTAACACACACATTCTGAGCACCGCGCGCCATCTGGCGACCGAAACGGACAAGCCGCTGCTGTTCCGCACGCCGGTCATCCCCACCTACAATGACGCGCCCGAAGTCATCGACCGCATCGCGGGCTTCGTGCGCGACCTGATCGCGGCCCGCGCGGCGTCCTGCGCCGTCCGTGGCGAGACGCCCGCGCCAGTCCGCTACCAGCTGCTGCGCTTCCACCAGCTTGCAGGCGACAAATATCGTGGCCTGGGCCGGGCCAACCGCGCCCGCGACTTGGAGCCGCTCAGCAAGGCCCAGATGGACGCGCTCAGCCAGCGCGCGCACGCCATGATTCACGCCGGAGATCCCTCGGCAATTATCCCGAACGCACAGTGA